GGAGCGCGAACCGGTCGAGGACGTCGGGGGTCGACAGCCAGTGCTCGAGGAGCTGCGAGGGGAACTCGACGTAGTCGCGCGGCACGTTCGTTCCGGAGACCGACGGATACTCGACCGACGAGAGCAGGCCGTGAAGCGCGTGCCCGAACTCGTGGAAGAGCGCGGTCGCGTCGTCCCAGCTGATGAGGATCGGCTCACCCGCCTTTCCCTGCACGAAATTCGTGTTGTTCGACACGATCGTCGGGATCTCTCCCTCGAACCGCGACTGACTCCGATAGGCGTTCATCCACGCCCCCGACTGCTTCCCTTCCCGGGCGTACGGATCGAAGTACCAGAGGCCGACGTGCCTGCCCGCGGAGTCCTTGACCTCCCACACGCGGACGGTCGGAGTCACGACGGGAACTCCGGAGACCGGCGTGAACTTCAGGCCGAAGAGCCGGTCCGCCGTGTAGAAGAGCGCCTCCCGCATCTTCTCCAGCTGGAGGTAAGGAGTGATCGCGTTCTGATCGAGATCGTATTTCGCTTTCCGGACCTTTTCGGCGTAGTACCGGTAGTCCCACGGCTCGATCGTGATCTTCGGTCCTCCCGCCGGGGTTTCCTTGTCGGCGATCGCCTGCATGTCGGCGACCTCCTCGTGGACCCGGGCGACGGCGGGTTTCCAGACCGCTTCCATCAGCTCCATCGTCCTCTCGGGCGTCTTCGCCATGGAGTTCTCGAGACGCCAGTGGGCATGCGTCGGGAATCCGAGGAGCTTCGCGCGCTCGGCGCGCAGCCGGAGGATCTCGGAGATGATCTTCTTGTTGTCCTTCGCGTCGCCGTGGTCTCCCCGGCTGTAGTAGGTCCTCCAGACCTTCTCCCGGAGGTCGCGGCGGGCCGAATACGTCAGGAACGGTTCCATGCTGGACCGCGTGTTCAGGATCGCCCACTGGCCCCTGTGCCCACGACCCTCCGCCGCGGCGGCGGCGCCTCGGCGGACGGCGTCCGGAAGGCCTTCGAGGTCGGACTCCTTCTCGAGGAAGAGAACGTCATCGTGCTCGTCGGCAAGGAGGTTCTGGCTGAATTTCGTGAAGAGCGTCGCGAGGCGCTGGTTGATCTCCGACATCCGCGCCCGGGAGCCCCCCTCGAGCTGCGCTCCCGCGTGGACGAAGTTCGTATAGTCGAGCCAGACGAGACGTTTCTGCTCCGGCGTGAGGCCGAGCGACTCTCGCGCGTCGTATACGGCCGCGACCCGCGCGAACAGCGCCGTGTTCTGCACGATCTTGTCCCCGAACTCGGCGAGCTTCGGCGCCATCTCCGTCTCGACGGCCTGGAATTCCTTCGTGCTCATCGTCGAGCTGTAGATCCCGAAGATCGTCGAGGCGCGGTCGAACTCCTTGCCCGCGCTCTCGAGCGCGGCGATCGTGTTCGCGAACGTCGGTTTCTCGGGGTTCCGGGCGATCGCGTCGACCTCGACGAGTTCGTCGGCCATGGCCTTCTCGAGCGCCGGCCGGAAATCGGGCACCCGGACCTTGTCGAACGCCGGAACGCCGCCGTACGGCCCGGTCCACTTCGCGAGCAGCG
This window of the Thermoanaerobaculia bacterium genome carries:
- a CDS encoding M3 family metallopeptidase, producing MGAETPENPLLAKWTGPYGGVPAFDKVRVPDFRPALEKAMADELVEVDAIARNPEKPTFANTIAALESAGKEFDRASTIFGIYSSTMSTKEFQAVETEMAPKLAEFGDKIVQNTALFARVAAVYDARESLGLTPEQKRLVWLDYTNFVHAGAQLEGGSRARMSEINQRLATLFTKFSQNLLADEHDDVLFLEKESDLEGLPDAVRRGAAAAAEGRGHRGQWAILNTRSSMEPFLTYSARRDLREKVWRTYYSRGDHGDAKDNKKIISEILRLRAERAKLLGFPTHAHWRLENSMAKTPERTMELMEAVWKPAVARVHEEVADMQAIADKETPAGGPKITIEPWDYRYYAEKVRKAKYDLDQNAITPYLQLEKMREALFYTADRLFGLKFTPVSGVPVVTPTVRVWEVKDSAGRHVGLWYFDPYAREGKQSGAWMNAYRSQSRFEGEIPTIVSNNTNFVQGKAGEPILISWDDATALFHEFGHALHGLLSSVEYPSVSGTNVPRDYVEFPSQLLEHWLSTPDVLDRFALHYQTGKPIPAELVAKIEKASKFNQGFATVEYLAAALVDMKLHLAATPDKDIDPDAFEKATLAELGMPKEIVMRHRTPQFGHIFSGDGYSAGYYSYLWSDTLSADAYEAFVEAGGPWDPAVARRLKENVFSTGNTRDPADSYRAFRGHDPGIGALMRKRGFPVPAAPPPAAPATTGSH